The following nucleotide sequence is from Streptomyces brevispora.
CGATCCGCCCGGCACCCTGCGGCCCTGGCGCCCCGGGGAGATCCTGCCGGCGCACGTCCACGACATCTGGTGCCGACCGGGGCCGGACCAGCCGTGGCGCGTCCAGTTCATGCTCGACGACGTGGACGGCGGTGACTGGGTGTTCCGGCGTGACCCCAGGATCCGGCTCCCGCTGGACCAGCTGGGCACGGCCACCGGGGACGGCGTCCCCCACCTCCTGCCGCAGGTGCAACTGCTGTACAAGTCCCGGTGCCGGCGCCCCAAGGACGAACAGGACTTCGAGGCCGCACTGCCGGTCCTCGACGACGACCAGCGCTCCTGGCTGACCGAGACGATCACCCTGGCCGAGGGCGCGGACCACCCCTGGGCGGCCCGGCTTCGCGCGGGCTGAGGCCCGGCCCGCGCGGGTGTGCGGGCCGGGCTCGGTTCACGCGTGCGGGCTGGGCTCAGCTCACGTACGCACCCGCCCTCGCGGCCGCCGCGGCGGCGTCGGCGGCGCGATCGGCGGTCGCCTCGTCGAGCGGATCGCCGCTGGCCAGCAGACGGTAGTAGAGCGGCGCCGACACGGCACGGATCACCTCGTCCGGATCCGTGCCCGCGGGTAGTTCGCCGCGCTCGACGGCCTCGGTGACGCAGCCGGACCACTCCTTGATCCGGATCGCGTAGAAGCGGTGCAGGGCCCGAGCCGTGCGCTCGTCGCAGGTCGCCGCCGCGATCACGGAGCGGAACAGGGCGCCCTGGCGCGGGTCGGTGAGGGTCTTGAGCACGAGCCGGGCGTTGGCCCGGAGGTCCTCGGCCAGCGAGCCGACTGCCGTGCGCGGGGACGACTGCTCGGCCATGTCGTCGAGCAGATCCGCGATCAGCCCGGTGGGGCTGGACCAGCGGCGGTAGACGGTCGTCTTGCCGACCTCCGCGCGGCGTGCGACATCGGCGAGGTCGAGGCGGTCGAAGCCGTGCTCGGCCAGCGCGTCGCCCGCCGCGCGCTCGACTCCAGAGGGCTGACCTTCTTGGGCTCGGAGTGCAGCGCGCTGACGCCCTGAACCTCCATGTAGGCCTCGGCCACGAGAAGGGCGACGAGACCAGGGCCGGCCCAGGCAATTCGCGCGATGACGCGTCATGCAAGCGGGTAATGGCCGACGTCGGCGCGGCCGAGATCGACGTACCCAGAGACCGGACGGCTCCTGGGCCGTTGACGCCAGGCATCGAGTTCTTCGGTGGCCTCGTCGGTCGCGCGGGGAACAGGTCGCGGGAGAGGTCCACGTCGCAGATCTCCGCGAAGACCACCAGGGCTTACGCAAAACAAGACACACCGCGACGTAACAGCAACTGCCGTGTATTCCAACGCTGTTGATGTATAATCAGGGCCCCTCGCAGGGAATTCCCACCAATGCGGCCTTCACTCAATTCACCTCGTGATGCACACGCATGCCCGCGATTCCAAACGAGAGGTACACCTGTGCGTAAGTTCGGAACCCGTATTACCTGGAAGCGGATCGGTACGGTTGCTTCCATCTCGACCCTCCCATTGGCCCTCGCGAGCCCCGCTGGGCTGTCGTGAAGTACTCGTACATGCAGGGTGGAGTCGCCGGCTTCAACTCGCATCCTGTGACCGATGACGGAGGTACCGGCGGGAACAAGGTGGACTTCACCGGATGCCATACGGACTCGGGTGGAAGTGTGACTGTTCAGCTGCGTCGTGCTGTCATCGGACCCGACACCGGATACGACGAAAAGACGTACACGGCATGCTTCAACGGTGGAACGTCGTCCGGCGAGTGGGGTGCCGGAATCGAGGGCCACGACTACTACTTCCGCATAACCGAGGTCGATGGCAGTTCGATAGTCGGCCCGACGATCGGCGTCGATCAGACCCGTATGTCGTTCTAGGTGACACTGGATTCTGAATACCTGGGTGGAGACCTGAAACGCAGTTCTCCACCTGCCTCTTGATGAAACAGACAGAGGCACCCCCACGCTGAAATGCCAAGGTGTCGCATGCCCATTTCGATGTCCGAGTGTTCCTTTTCCTATCGGCGTAGACGCCCGGTGCTGCGTGATCTCAGCTATACGCTGCCGCCCGGGCGGACCGTGCTCCTGGGTCCGAACGGAGCGGGAAAGAGTACCCTGTTGGGCTTGTGCGCATCTGCGCTGCGCCCCGATTCCGGTTCCGTCACCTATGGCGACCTGAGCACCGGCCGGCGTCGCGCGCTGCCCGCGTTCCGTAGGCGCGTGGCATGGATGCCTCAGCAGGTGGAGCAGGTGCAGGGGCTCACGGCCCGGGATCAGGTCGCGTATTCCGGTTGGCTCAAGGGGATGCCCCGGCGCGAGGCGTGGCGTGAGGCTCTCCAGGCCCTGGATCGCGTGGAGTTGGCCGATCGGGCGGATGACAAGGTCCAGGAACTCTCCGGGGGGCAGCAGCGGCGCGTCGCAGTGGCGCAGGCCCTCGTGCATGACGCAGAGGTCCTTCTCCTCGATGAGCCGACAGCGGGCATGGATCCCCGGCAGCGGCAGGTCTTCCACCAGATTCTCGCCGATCTGTCGAAGGAGGTGCACATCGCTCTCTCCACCCATGACACCTCGGACATCGCCAACTCGTACGACTCAGTCGTAGTTCTGTCGGACGGTCAGGTGCGCTTCTCGGGAACAGTGGTGGACTTCCTTTCCCACGCGAGCGCGACGGCGACATCCGACGAGCAGCGGGCCACCTCCGCTTATCAGGCCTTCATCGAGATCGATGGGGCGATCTCGTGGTGAACCGATTCCCCTTTGCTCGGCACTCGGGCGCCATCGGGCTCGGAGCCCCGACGGTGGCTCTGGCCATATACTTCACCGCCTACCAGCCCATGCCGTTCACCGGTGAGGATTCCATCGTCGTGGTCTCGGTGGCCCTGAGGGTCGCCGCGTTGGGAATCGCTTTGGTGGCCGCCTGGGACGCAGGGAGGCTTCGCCAGGCTCGGATCACAGCCGCCCCGTCCAGCCGCCCCCTGCTGCGAATATTTGTCGATGCGATGGCCCCCACCCTGGTCCTGATGATCATCAGCTGGGCGGCGTCCTTCCTGTTCGTGATCAGCTATCTGGGAGGCCCCGCACCAGGGTTCCACGACACCGTTCCAATGGTCCGAAGTCTTGCGATCCCCTTCAGTGCAGTAGCAGTCGGCTTCCTCCTCGGGCTCTCCCTTCCGCCCGTTATCGCCCGCCCCCTTGCGGTGGTGATCACGGCGCTGTGGGTCTTCGTCGCCTATACGCTGGGTATCCCATGGCTGCGGGCGATATCCGGATTCGACATGAGCACTCCGACCTATACGGATGTCGTGGACCGCGCCTACCTCATGGCACCGGCGATCCTGGCTCTCGGGCTGCTGCTCGGTCTTGTCGCGCTCAGCCTGCTCTCACGTCCGGCGCTGCGCGCCGCCGCCGTGGTCTGCTGTGTCCTCGCGGGCTTCGGGGCGTCGTATCCTCTGGTGAGTGACGCCCCGCGCTACGCCGACCCCACCGTTCCCCGCACTTGGGCAACGACGTGTGAGCGAACTGCCCCGGTGATCTGTGTGCCCGGCGAGTTCGCCGACGACATCCCCGCGCTGCACCGCTCCGCTCAACACGCGCTGCCCCGCCTGCGAGAGGTCGGGTTCACCCCACCCCGGAAGCTGGCCTTCGTCTCGGAGGATCTACCGCTGGCACGCGACACCTGGCGAACCTTCCTCCAGAAGCCGGTGACCCGCCACCGCAGCCGGGCCGTCTACGTCAGCGCCTTGGTTCCGACAGGGCTCCACGACTGCCCGGACCTTCCTGATGACTACGTTTATCCGGGGCGCGGAGCCGCTTCCGCCTGGATCGGCCTGACGGTTGGGATGTCGGAGGCAGAGGCCGCCCGCAGCTACGGACCCAGCGGTGTGTACCGGGCACGCTGGGTGCGCAGCCTCCCCAAGGCGAAGCAGTACGCTTGGTACAAGCAGCAGTTGAGTTACCTCGAGTCCTGCGACGAGCAGGTCCACGAGAAGGCCCGGGCGGGGGCCAAGGACGAGAACGAGCGGGGCCGAGCGCTGGGCCCGCAGTTGGAGGATGCGGCGGACATGGCACCGGGGGTGGACCGTTGACCCTCTGGGCGCGCGCACGAAGAATCTGGCTGCTGCCTGTGGCCCTGTTCGCCTGGACGCTCCTCCTTGTGCTCGTGCGCGACGACGTGGCGAAGGTTCCCCAGATCGCCGCGCGGGGCACCTTCTCGATCAAGCTGATGAATTTCGTCCCGCTCATCCTGTGCATCCCGACGATGTACTGCATGAGCCGGCGCCTCATCGCCACCGAAACCACAGCGGCGCGAGCGGTCGCTGTCGTTGACCGGCTGGCTCTCCTGCTTCTGGGGGTGAGCGTGGCGGGACTGGGGTTTGCACTCGGGGAGTTCCTGGACATGCCGACAGCGATGGCGGGCGGACGAAACACCGTCATGGTGCTGGGCCTCGCTCTCCTCGTACACAGCTGGTACGGCCCGATCGCCGGTGGCGCGGCGGCGACCATGTTCGTGATGGTCAGCATTGTCACCGGCCTGGCGGGAGACCAGAGGCCGTACCCGTGGGCGGTTCTCCTGATGGAGTCCACCAGCGTCGTGGCGGCAGTCGTGGCGGCGGTCAGTTTCACTGCCGGTCTGATCACGATGTCGTACCGCCGACAGATACCGGGTTGACATGTACCTTGGGCTGAAGCCCGAGGATTCTGGCCGTCCCCTACCCGCTGCTGTGCGAGGAAGAGCCCAAGGCCGGGGACCACAAGGTGGAGCTCTCCGAAAGGTTCGTTGACACGGCGGCGGACGGGGTCCGCGAGTACGTCGTCGCACCTCCGCTGCGCGCCGAGTTCGACAAGGCCCCCTGTCCCTGGTCAAGAGCGCCGTCACCAAGAAACGCTCGTACGCCGCGTACTTGCACGGCTCGTTCGGCGCCGGTAAAGGCCACTTCCTGACCGTGCTGCACGCCGTCCTGAACAGCGGCCCGGAGACCCGGGAGAAGGAGCGGCTGGGCCGGCTGGAACCACCGCGACCGGGCCGAGGCCCTCGTCGACCTCCTCCGCTCCCGCACGGAGGCGGACGGCTGGGCCCTGGACGACCCCCGTTCCGTACCGCTGTCTGCGGCCTGCGGCCTGCGGCCTGCGGCCTGCGGCCTGCGGCCTGCGCGAGATCCTTCCCTGGGTGCACCACACAGCCCAATGACTGCGGCGCTGAGGGCGCACGCGTAGACCAGCGCTGTCTGGAACAGGGCCACAACCTGGTAGAGGTTCAGGCCGTGGCCCCGGCTATGAGGTTGGGCTACCGCCATCCGTCCAGGGAGACCTCGGGCCCTTCCGCCAAGTAGCTGCGTAGTGCGCTGCGGGTCGTCTCCACGAAGTTCTCGGGGATGGCGTCGGCGTCGGTCCATCGGACCTGGGAGTGCTTGCGAGGCTCGCGGTTCTCAGGTTCGCCGGTCCATTCGTGGGCGGCGAAAACGACGGTGAGGAAACCGCTTGGGGCTTCGACGCCCCAGGCGCCGTGGATGACGTGGGCGATCTTCAAGGACTCCGGCTTCACCGTGAGGCCGGTCTCCTCGTAGAGCTCTCGTACGGCGGTCTCGGTGATGGGCTCGCCCGGCTCGCTCTTCCCGGCCGGGAGGTCCCACATCCCCTGGGCGAACTTGGCGTTCTCGCTGCGCTGGAGGAGGACGACGCGGTTGGTGGTCTTGTCGTGGACGATGACCGCGGCGACCAGCAGGGTCATGGATTCGAGCGCCGGCTTCAGGGCCTTCGGCTGGTCGTCGGTCTGCTGGGGCACGGGAATTCCTCTCGTCGGATGGGCCATTGGGCATGTTAGGCGAGGGCTTCACGGGCGCGGCGGGCGAGATCGGCGGCGCCGGGTACCCCGCGTCGCTGGTAGACCGCGAGGGTGGAGCGGATCGAGGTGATCGCCTTGCGGGTGCGGTCGGAGGTCATGCCCTCCATGAGGATCAGCGCCTGCGTCCAGGCGGCGACGGCCTCATCGGCGCGGTCCTGAGCGGCGAGGCTGTCGCCGAGGTCGGCGTGGGTGAGCGCGTGGACGCGCTTGTACTTTTCCGGGTCCCAGCGGGTGAGAGCATCCCGGTGCTGCTGCTCGGTACCGACGTGGTCGGCGAGGTCGGTCAGCGTGCGTGCGGTGTGACTGGCCACCGTGCCCGTGGCGGGGCCGCTCACACGGGAGTAGCTGGGCTGTCGGCCGTCCTCCCGCAGGAGGGCGTCCTCGGCGGCAAGCAGGGCACGTGCGGCCGACGGGTTCTCATCGGTCGCGGCGTAGGCACGGGCGTGAGTGATGTGAAGGAGGGCTTCGGTCTGGCCGTCGACGCGGTCGAGACCGCGCCGCAAGGCGGCTTCGACGAGCTCGACGCAGTGGTGGGGCTGTTTGAGACTGAGGGCCTGGTGGGCAAGGGCGCGCATCATCCAGGCGGCATGCCCGTGCGGGTCGGCTTCGCAGGCGAGCTGGTAGCCGACCTGGTAGTACCGCTGGGCGGCACCCTCCTGGCAGAGGTCGTGGTGTTTCCACCCGGCCAGGTAGGCGAGTTCGGAGACGGCTCCGAAGGCGGCCCGCCGTAACGGTCTCGGGGGAAGTTGAGCTTCGGGCGTGCTGGCCTGGCGGCTCGGCTGGTGGGTGACGAGTGAGGCGTTCGCGAGATGGGTCTCGGCGTAGGCATCGCGCGGCCGCGCGGCCCTTCCCATGTCACGGCCCGACGGGGGCGATCATCATGTCCGCCGAGGCCGTAAAGCGGTGGACAGCTCTCTGGTGCTGGGCGAGCATCTCCGCGATGAATAACGAACTTCTCTCCGCCCCCAAACGCGTCCGCTTCGTCGAGCTCAGCGTCAAGGCGCTGCGGGCGCTTGCCGACGGTGACCTGGCTGGCGGCAGCGCCGAGGCCGGGGTCGCCCTTGACGAATACTTCGTGTCTGACCGGGCCCGCGGGATCTTCGGCTATCGAGCCGACCAGCTCACCGGGGACCCGTCTGTCGCGCCCTGGATCGTGCGGGCCGCGGTGTCCGAGCCGGATGGGGCCGTCGTCGGCGACGCCGGGTTCCACGGGCCGCCGGACGGGGCTGGCATGGTCGAGGTCGGCTACAGCGTCGTGCCCGGGTACCGCCGCCAGGGCTATGCCCGCGCGATGCTGGCGGCGTTGCTTGTCAGGGCCGCCGCCGAATCCGGTGTCAGGACCGTGCGGGCCACTATCAGATCCGACAACAACGCTTCCCTGGCCACCATCGCGGGCTTCGGTTTCACGCGCGTCGGTGAGCTAGGGAACGAGCGCGACGGGCTCGAGATCGTCTTCGAGGTCCCGGCAGACGCGATTCAAGCCGAGTAGCACGGCGGATATGGTGATCGTCCCGGTCGGGCCGTGACATGAGAAGGGCCGCACGGGTTGGGTGAGTTGTGAAGCTGACCTGGGCCCGTGCGGCCTGTTCTCATGGACGACCTCGGCACCCCCGTACGGGACGCAGACGACCTCGACGGTGTCGCCGCCGCCGTGATGCTCCATGCCGCCCGCCCTGCGGGTGGTCTGCCCCTCCTCGACGGGGCGGGCCTCGCGGCCCTGCCCGGCCGAGCCCTCAATCACCTCCAGCGGCTACGGAAAGCCGACCGCTGGACGGACTGCGACGACATCGAGACCGCACTGGGGAAGATCTCCGCCGCGGCCGAGGCCCGCGTCCAGGGTGCGACGCTCGACCCGTTCGGCTGGGTCCACTCCGAGTTCCACCCCACGAGCGTCCACATCGGGGAGAACGGCTGGCACCTCCTCGACTTCGCACGCGCCTTCACCGGACCCGGCCTGATCGACCTCGCCTCCTACCACGGCACCACCGACGTACCGAGCCCCTTCCGCATGCGGGTGTTCCTGGAGCAGTACGTCACCGCAGGCGGTCATGAAGACGCCCTCGCCGCCCGGGGCGGCCTCGCCGCAGAGGCATGGGCCCTGGGCTGGCACCGCATGTGGGCCGTGGAGTGGTTCATGGAGCAGGCCATCCGCTGGATCAACGACCCGGCCAAGGATCCCGCGTACATCCCCGTCGTCCGCCGCCACCTGGGCGACGTGGTCCAACTCCTGGAGGTCTAGGTCCGTACTTCGCAGGCCGTTCGTACAGGTCTGTAGTTGGCCAGTCTGAGCGTCCCCGTTGGACAGCACTTTCGCGTCTCAGCGCCGGGGATGGCCCCGCCGGTAGAGTCGCTCCGAGGAGAGCGCTGATCTGGGGGACTCATGACGGCAGCGGATGCACCGCCCATCGTCTTGGTACACGGGACGCGGTTCAGCGCGGGACAGTGGAGCCCGCAGCTCACCGCACTTCAAGAGGACTTCCCGGTAGCCGCCGTTGACCTACCAGGCCACGGCGCCCGCTCTGCTCAACCATGGAGCCTGAACGCGGCGACGGAGATCATCGCTTCCGCGGTGGACTCGCTCGACCGCGGGCCGGCTCTGGTCGTCGGGCACTCGCTCGGCGGATACGCCTCACTGGAGTTCGCGCGGCGCTGCCCGGAGCAGCTGCGCGGGCTGGTCCTTGCGGGGGCCAGCGCCTCAACTTGTGGCCCGTGGGCAACGCCGTATCGGTGGGTCGCCGGGCTCGTCCCTCGCATGCCGGCGGATCGGTTGGCCCGGTGGAACGACCGGTTGCTGCGCCGGCTCTATCCTCCCGGGGTGGTGGAGGCGACCATCCGCTCTGGCTACGCCTTCCACACTCTGCCGGCCGCATGGGGCGAGGTGCTGGGCCGCTTCGACGCGGGTGCGATGCGTCATGTGGCGGCTCCCGTGCTCATCCTGAACGGCGAGAAGGACACCGTCTTCCGGTCCGGCGAGATGGACTTCGTCCGCGCGCATCCGCACGCCCGCGTCGAGTTGATCCCGCGGGCAGGACATCTCGCGAACTTTGACGATCCAGATGCTTTCACCGAAGCCGTCCGCCGCTTCGCCCGGCATCTACCTGTTCGCAGCTGAGTGCGCCAGAGTCAGGTCCACCAGGGCTGCCCGAGCGCAGTGGGACCGCGAACGCGCAGGCTGGCCACATCGCGTGCTCACTGGCCAACGGTGGTGTTCAGGTTTCTGGCCAGCGGGGGTGTGTGGGTTCCAGGCCGAGGAGGTCGAGGAGGTGGAGCTGGATGCCTCGGGTGATGGCGATGACGGGTGGGTCGGTGGCGCTGCCGACCCGTAGCCGCAGGTCGGACAGGTGGTAGAGGATCATCCGGCCGGTGGGCCGCACTTTCTGGCTGCCCGGATACAGCCCCTGCATCTTCTGCTCGCCTCCCAGTGTTCTGCGGACCTGGCGTTCGATGAGGCAGAACAGCAGCAGGGCCAGGCAGATCACGGTGATCAGTGCGGCGACGCGTTTGTTGTCCTGTACGAAGATGGGGGTGACGGCCAGCGGGCCCTTGAAGTCGCCGTATCGGCGCTCGACCGTGCCCTGGCCTTTGTGGCGGCGTAGTACATCGCTGGGATCGGTCTGTTCGGGGGTGAGGGTGGTCAGCAGCGCGTACCAGCCGTCGACGGCGGCCTCGGCCTGGAGCACGTCCTGGTCGAAGTGCCAGGACAGGGCGGGCCGTCCGGTTTCGTCCGTGGTGATCTGGGTGCACAGGCAGCCGGAGACCCGGCGGGTGCGGGTGATCACGCCGAGGCGTGCGGCGATCTCCTCGGCGGTGTTGTAGTAGCGGCCGCCGGTCGAGTGCTGGAGCTTGTCGAGGTCCTCGCGGGCCTTGGCCAGGCGTTTCTCGCGGGCCCGCTGCTGGCCTTTGGCGTTGCCGGTGGAGTGCACCAGGATCCGGCGTACCTCGAGCGGGGGATCGTTCTTGTGGGGCCCGGTCAGCAGGTGGATGTCTTCCAGGACCCGGTAGGTCTCGCGTTCTGCGGCGGGGGTGTCCTCGTAGCGGGCCGGGGTGTAGTCCACGACGGTGGCCGCATCGAGGTCGAGGGCGGCGTAGATGGCGTCGTCGACCTTGGAAGCGGGGGCCGGGGCGATGAAATCGGTCCCGGCCTTGATCAGGGCAGCCACGTTGCCGTAGGAGATCAGCTTGGAGTCGGCGATCAGCAAGAACTCCTTCGGTCCGGCCATCGCGCGCAGAGCGTTCATGGTGCCGGTGATCTGGGAGATCTCCGCGGCTCCGCCGTCGATGACGCGGGACAGCAGCGGGATGCCGCCGTCGCCGGTCACCGCCAGGCCGGTCTGCTCTACAGCGAAGGCAACGTGGCGGGCCGCGTGGCCCTGGAGCGCGGGGTCAGAGGGTGGAGCACGACCGAGCTGGCCGAGCGGGTGACCAGAGCGGGCGTGAAGATGAACCAGACGGCTGTGTGGCGCATCGAGAACGGCTCACCGCGCCGCCGGATCAACCTCGACGAGGCGCTCGCCTATACCAGCGTTGGGCGCTCGCTCACTGGCAGCGATCCGCCGCAACGACATACAGGTGCTCTTCAAGCACCTGTCCGACCAGCTCGGCCCCGGCAGCGTCCGGAACGTTCACGACGTCCTCGTGCGCATCATGACGGCGGCCGTGGACGACAAGGTCATCGCCTCCAGTCCGTGCCGCCGGATCACCCTTCCGGTCATGCCGGACGAGGAGGTCACCCCGCCCACCGTCGCCCAGGTCGAGGCGATGGCCCGCATGATGCCGCCGTACATCCGCGCGACTGTCGTCACGCTCGCCGGATCAGGCTTGCGCATAAGGGAGTTGCTCGGCCTGAAGGTGTCGGACGTCGACTTCAAGGCCGGCAGCATCCGCGTGGAGCGACAGCGGTTGCAGTCGGGGAAGATCGGTCCGCCGACGACCGCGAAGTCCCGGCGGACGGTTCCGGTCGGGGAGGTCGTCACCGACGCGCTCCTGGGGCATCACGCCGCGCGCCCCTCCACGGAGTGGCTGTTCACGATGGAGGAGGGGGAGCCGCTCAACTACCGACGGTGGAAGACCGAGTGGAACTGCACCCGCAGGGCGCTCCAGGCGGAGGAGAACGAGGCGGCCGGGCGAGCGGGGCGCAAGCCCGTCGCGCTGCCGCACCTGGTGACCCACGACCGGCGGCACTTCTACGCCTCCGCGCTCATCGGCGGCGGGGCGAGCGTCAAGCAGGTCCAGCTGGTCCTCGGCCATGCGTCCGCCGTCATCACGCTGCGGATCTACGCGCACCTGTGGCCGGGCGAAGAAAACCGCACCCGGTCCGTGATGGACGCCGTGCTCGGCGGCCTGCGGACCGGGTGCGGACCGGTAGGGAGTCTGACCAGCGAAACCGCAGGTCAGACGGCCTAGCCAGAGATCAAGCCTTCTTGGTCTCCCAGAAGATCTTGTCGATCTCGGCGATCAGGTCGAGCGCCTTCTGGCCCGTGGCCGGGTCCGTGGAGGCCTTCGCGGCCGACAGCGCCTTGAGGGCGTCGTTGACCAGCTGGTGCAGCTCCGGGTACTTCTCGAAGTGCGGGGGCTTGAAATAGTCGCTCCAGAGCACCGAGACGTGGTGCTTGGCGAGCTCGGCGCGCTGCTCCTTGATGACCACAGCGCGGGCCCGGAAGTGCGGGTCCTCGTTGGCCTGGTACTTCTCCTGGACGGCCTTGACGGACTCCGCCTCGATGCGGGCCTGGGCCGGGTCGTACACGCCGCAGGGGAGGTCGCAGTGGGCGCTGACCTTCACCTTGGGGGCAAACAGGCGGGAAAGCATTGAGCTGTCCTTCCTCGTGATCGTCTTCTCAGGTGGGACATTACTCCGTGAGAGGCGCGAAATAGTGGGTGCCCCCATGGGCTTAGGCCAAAAGTCCAGGGTGAGGATGGGACCAGTGGCCGAATGTACGGTGCGCCGTCGTGGACGGTGCGCGGGACGGACGGGGAGGTGCCGGAGAGATGCGGGAGGTGCCGGAGGTGCCGGAGCTGACCGATGAACAGCCCGGACGGGGGCTGGCGGCGCGGGTGCCGTTCCAGGTGGTGGAGGTGACGGGGCCCTCGATGGTGCCCACGCTCCACCACGGGGACTGGCTGCTCGTGCAGTACGGGGCACCGGTGCGCCCCGGTGACGTGGTGATTCTGAGACATCCGTTCCAGCAGGACCTGCTGGTGGTCAAACGGGCCGTGGAGCGGCGGACCGGTGGCTGGTGGGTGCTCGGCGACAACAGGTTCGCGGGCGGCGACAGCACGGACTACGGGACCGTGCCCGAGGAGCTCGTGCTGGCCAGGGTCCGGGCCCGCTACCGGCCGCTGACGAAAGGTCAGCGCTCGCTGCGCGGTGTGGCGGGCTGGGCGGTCTCCGCGTTGCGGCCGGTCTCGGCGGCGCGCTCCGTCTCCAGGCGCTTTCGGGCCCGGTAGGCGGCGACGTTGGCGCGGGTCGCGCAGCGGTCCGAGCAGTAGCGGCGGGAACGGTTGGTCGAGGTGTCGAGGTAGGCGTTGCGGCACGGTGCCGCCTCGCACAGGCCGAGCCGGTCCACGCCGTACGAGGTGAGGTGGAAGGCGAGGCCCATCGCCGCCGTCGCGGCGTAGCCCGCCGTGGCGTTGGACGGGTGGTCGGCCAGGTGCATGTGCCAGTCCGGCTTTCCGTCCGCGTCCCGGATGTCGTGCCCGGAGACCTGCGGGCTGACCGGGAACTCCAGCAGCAGCGAGTTGAGCAGGTCCACGGCCAGCGTCTCGTCCCCGCCGTCGGCCGCCTCGAAGACCGAGCGGAGCCGTGCCCGGACGGACCGGAAGCGGGTCACATCCGCGTCGGTCGCCCGGCGGGCGGCCTGCCGGTTGACACCGAAGAGCTCGCGCACCGCGTCGACCGAGGTGAGGGCGTCCTTGTTGCGGGCCGGCTCCTCGGTGTTGACCAGGCGCACGGCGT
It contains:
- a CDS encoding nucleotidyltransferase domain-containing protein yields the protein MRTETPWGPWDPLSLAEAVRLLAALRTPWWIAGGYAVELAVGRAYRDHGDIDVLLLRHDQLAVQQVLPGWEWWAADPPGTLRPWRPGEILPAHVHDIWCRPGPDQPWRVQFMLDDVDGGDWVFRRDPRIRLPLDQLGTATGDGVPHLLPQVQLLYKSRCRRPKDEQDFEAALPVLDDDQRSWLTETITLAEGADHPWAARLRAG
- a CDS encoding TetR/AcrR family transcriptional regulator translates to MTRHRANCLGRPWSRRPSRGRGLHGGSGRQRAALRAQEGQPSGVERAAGDALAEHGFDRLDLADVARRAEVGKTTVYRRWSSPTGLIADLLDDMAEQSSPRTAVGSLAEDLRANARLVLKTLTDPRQGALFRSVIAAATCDERTARALHRFYAIRIKEWSGCVTEAVERGELPAGTDPDEVIRAVSAPLYYRLLASGDPLDEATADRAADAAAAAARAGAYVS
- a CDS encoding ATP-binding cassette domain-containing protein, which translates into the protein MPISMSECSFSYRRRRPVLRDLSYTLPPGRTVLLGPNGAGKSTLLGLCASALRPDSGSVTYGDLSTGRRRALPAFRRRVAWMPQQVEQVQGLTARDQVAYSGWLKGMPRREAWREALQALDRVELADRADDKVQELSGGQQRRVAVAQALVHDAEVLLLDEPTAGMDPRQRQVFHQILADLSKEVHIALSTHDTSDIANSYDSVVVLSDGQVRFSGTVVDFLSHASATATSDEQRATSAYQAFIEIDGAISW
- a CDS encoding DUF7224 domain-containing protein, with translation MALAIYFTAYQPMPFTGEDSIVVVSVALRVAALGIALVAAWDAGRLRQARITAAPSSRPLLRIFVDAMAPTLVLMIISWAASFLFVISYLGGPAPGFHDTVPMVRSLAIPFSAVAVGFLLGLSLPPVIARPLAVVITALWVFVAYTLGIPWLRAISGFDMSTPTYTDVVDRAYLMAPAILALGLLLGLVALSLLSRPALRAAAVVCCVLAGFGASYPLVSDAPRYADPTVPRTWATTCERTAPVICVPGEFADDIPALHRSAQHALPRLREVGFTPPRKLAFVSEDLPLARDTWRTFLQKPVTRHRSRAVYVSALVPTGLHDCPDLPDDYVYPGRGAASAWIGLTVGMSEAEAARSYGPSGVYRARWVRSLPKAKQYAWYKQQLSYLESCDEQVHEKARAGAKDENERGRALGPQLEDAADMAPGVDR
- a CDS encoding NUDIX domain-containing protein, which produces MPQQTDDQPKALKPALESMTLLVAAVIVHDKTTNRVVLLQRSENAKFAQGMWDLPAGKSEPGEPITETAVRELYEETGLTVKPESLKIAHVIHGAWGVEAPSGFLTVVFAAHEWTGEPENREPRKHSQVRWTDADAIPENFVETTRSALRSYLAEGPEVSLDGWR
- a CDS encoding GNAT family N-acetyltransferase gives rise to the protein MNNELLSAPKRVRFVELSVKALRALADGDLAGGSAEAGVALDEYFVSDRARGIFGYRADQLTGDPSVAPWIVRAAVSEPDGAVVGDAGFHGPPDGAGMVEVGYSVVPGYRRQGYARAMLAALLVRAAAESGVRTVRATIRSDNNASLATIAGFGFTRVGELGNERDGLEIVFEVPADAIQAE
- a CDS encoding alpha/beta fold hydrolase — encoded protein: MTAADAPPIVLVHGTRFSAGQWSPQLTALQEDFPVAAVDLPGHGARSAQPWSLNAATEIIASAVDSLDRGPALVVGHSLGGYASLEFARRCPEQLRGLVLAGASASTCGPWATPYRWVAGLVPRMPADRLARWNDRLLRRLYPPGVVEATIRSGYAFHTLPAAWGEVLGRFDAGAMRHVAAPVLILNGEKDTVFRSGEMDFVRAHPHARVELIPRAGHLANFDDPDAFTEAVRRFARHLPVRS
- a CDS encoding IS1634 family transposase, yielding MTGDGGIPLLSRVIDGGAAEISQITGTMNALRAMAGPKEFLLIADSKLISYGNVAALIKAGTDFIAPAPASKVDDAIYAALDLDAATVVDYTPARYEDTPAAERETYRVLEDIHLLTGPHKNDPPLEVRRILVHSTGNAKGQQRAREKRLAKAREDLDKLQHSTGGRYYNTAEEIAARLGVITRTRRVSGCLCTQITTDETGRPALSWHFDQDVLQAEAAVDGWYALLTTLTPEQTDPSDVLRRHKGQGTVERRYGDFKGPLAVTPIFVQDNKRVAALITVICLALLLFCLIERQVRRTLGGEQKMQGLYPGSQKVRPTGRMILYHLSDLRLRVGSATDPPVIAITRGIQLHLLDLLGLEPTHPRWPET
- the sodN gene encoding superoxide dismutase, Ni, which codes for MLSRLFAPKVKVSAHCDLPCGVYDPAQARIEAESVKAVQEKYQANEDPHFRARAVVIKEQRAELAKHHVSVLWSDYFKPPHFEKYPELHQLVNDALKALSAAKASTDPATGQKALDLIAEIDKIFWETKKA
- the sodX gene encoding nickel-type superoxide dismutase maturation protease translates to MREVPEVPELTDEQPGRGLAARVPFQVVEVTGPSMVPTLHHGDWLLVQYGAPVRPGDVVILRHPFQQDLLVVKRAVERRTGGWWVLGDNRFAGGDSTDYGTVPEELVLARVRARYRPLTKGQRSLRGVAGWAVSALRPVSAARSVSRRFRAR
- a CDS encoding CGNR zinc finger domain-containing protein; this encodes MELAYYSDYAVRLVNTEEPARNKDALTSVDAVRELFGVNRQAARRATDADVTRFRSVRARLRSVFEAADGGDETLAVDLLNSLLLEFPVSPQVSGHDIRDADGKPDWHMHLADHPSNATAGYAATAAMGLAFHLTSYGVDRLGLCEAAPCRNAYLDTSTNRSRRYCSDRCATRANVAAYRARKRLETERAAETGRNAETAQPATPRSER